The following proteins come from a genomic window of Triticum aestivum cultivar Chinese Spring chromosome 6A, IWGSC CS RefSeq v2.1, whole genome shotgun sequence:
- the LOC100141381 gene encoding dehydrin DHN3 yields the protein MEYQGHQQHGQATNRVDEYGNPVAGHGVGTGAAAGGHFQPSGEEHKAGGILQRSGSSSSSSSSEDDGMGGRRKKGIKDKIKEKLPGGHGDQQQTTDNTYGQQGHTAGMAGTGGTYGQPGHTGMAGTGTHGTDGTGEKKGVMDKIKEKLPGQH from the exons ATGGAGTACCAGGGACATCAGCAGCACGGTCAGGCGACTAACCGCGTCGACGAGTACGGTAACCCGGTTGCCGGACATGGCGTCGGCACAGGCGCGGCCGCTGGTGGGCATTTCCAGCCCTCGGGGGAGGAGCACAAGGCCGGCGGGATCCTGCAGCGCTCCGGCAGCTCTAGTAGCTCCAGCTCG TCTGAGGATGATGGCatgggcgggaggaggaagaagggcatcaAGGATAAGATCAAGGAGAAGCTCCCTGGTGGCCACGGCGACCAGCAGCAGACCACTGACAACACCTACGGACAGCAAGGTCATACGGCAGGGATGGCCGGCACTGGCGGCACCTACGGCCAGCCGGGACACACCGGAATGGCCGGCACTGGGACGCATGGCACCGACGGCACCGGCGAGAAGAAGGGCGTCATGGACAAGATCAAGGAGAAGCTGCCCGGACAGCACTGA